Proteins encoded together in one Kitasatospora albolonga window:
- a CDS encoding immediate early protein, which produces MSSDGREGGRRDDEVRGARRIPGPRGAVDDLDLESVERPVLPPPGEPAPDEAVPEQGVPGGVPEGVPDGVVRGVDAGAVDEGGPEGAETGPRPGDGVPDSAETGPADAPLGAAEPGDAPAPLDANEPGDATAPLDVTGPADPVPPPHAMTSEPAVAPELSHRVLKALLGAWALSACSAGETAAVEDHLTVCAPCADEALRLRDAVGLLHTDGSLDLDPGLRSRVLDGCLGRRPARIPVPEWAAPYDAETARLDALLRDIGDADWHAPVQLRWFEEERAVSRRSTVAGVIGHLMAVDGLVSAALGLDDPLDGAGAAGGGAGVPLSPTRRTETYWAATHPPATRAVREPWRDLTHELIRTASLAGRHAGERSVSYGEFALPLQDALLDRAFECWVHGTDIAEAVAYPYDPPSAAHLHRMIDLAARLLPATLAARRRAGLAAPAKDLVGAGEPGRSVHLEVEGHGGGDWYIPLDSPAAVGSRERAVAQVALDGVEFCQLVAGHISPVEAAAGQEGDREAIRDILFASASLSRL; this is translated from the coding sequence ATGAGCAGCGACGGACGCGAGGGCGGCCGGCGCGACGACGAGGTGCGGGGCGCCCGCCGCATACCGGGCCCGCGCGGCGCGGTGGACGACCTCGACCTGGAGTCGGTGGAGCGGCCCGTGCTGCCACCGCCGGGAGAGCCCGCACCGGACGAAGCCGTACCGGAGCAGGGGGTTCCTGGTGGGGTCCCTGAGGGGGTTCCTGACGGGGTCGTACGGGGAGTGGATGCGGGTGCGGTGGACGAGGGCGGGCCGGAGGGCGCGGAGACCGGGCCCAGGCCCGGGGACGGCGTACCGGACAGCGCCGAGACCGGGCCTGCGGACGCCCCGCTCGGCGCTGCCGAGCCCGGGGACGCACCCGCACCGCTCGATGCCAACGAGCCCGGAGACGCCACCGCCCCGCTCGACGTCACCGGTCCCGCCGACCCCGTACCGCCGCCCCACGCCATGACCAGCGAGCCCGCCGTCGCCCCGGAGCTCTCCCATCGGGTGCTCAAGGCTCTCCTCGGTGCCTGGGCGCTCTCCGCCTGTTCGGCCGGGGAGACCGCCGCCGTGGAGGATCACCTCACCGTGTGCGCGCCCTGTGCGGACGAGGCGCTGCGGCTGCGGGACGCGGTGGGGCTGCTGCACACCGACGGTTCGCTGGACCTCGACCCGGGGCTGCGGAGCCGGGTGCTGGACGGCTGTCTCGGGCGCCGCCCGGCCCGTATCCCGGTACCGGAGTGGGCCGCTCCGTACGACGCCGAGACCGCCCGGCTGGACGCGCTGCTCCGGGACATCGGGGACGCCGACTGGCACGCGCCCGTGCAGCTGCGGTGGTTCGAGGAGGAGCGCGCGGTCAGCCGCAGGTCCACGGTGGCCGGGGTGATCGGCCATCTGATGGCCGTCGACGGGCTGGTCTCCGCCGCGCTCGGCCTGGACGACCCGCTCGACGGGGCCGGGGCGGCCGGTGGTGGCGCCGGGGTGCCGCTCTCGCCGACCCGGCGCACCGAGACGTACTGGGCCGCCACGCACCCGCCCGCCACCCGGGCCGTCCGTGAGCCCTGGCGGGACCTGACCCACGAGTTGATCCGTACGGCATCGCTGGCCGGACGGCACGCCGGGGAGCGCTCCGTCTCGTACGGGGAGTTCGCCCTGCCGCTCCAGGACGCGCTGCTGGACCGGGCCTTCGAGTGCTGGGTGCACGGCACGGACATCGCGGAGGCGGTGGCCTACCCGTACGATCCGCCGTCCGCCGCCCATCTGCACCGGATGATCGACCTGGCCGCCCGGCTGCTCCCGGCCACCCTCGCGGCCCGCCGCCGGGCCGGTCTCGCCGCACCCGCGAAGGACCTGGTGGGAGCGGGAGAGCCGGGCCGCTCGGTCCATCTGGAGGTGGAGGGGCACGGCGGCGGTGACTGGTACATCCCGCTCGACTCCCCGGCCGCCGTCGGCTCGCGCGAGCGGGCGGTGGCGCAGGTGGCCCTGGACGGGGTGGAGTTCTGCCAGCTGGTCGCGGGCCACATCTCGCCGGTGGAAGCGGCGGCGGGCCAGGAGGGCGACCGCGAGGCCATCCGCGACATCCTGTTCGCGTCGGCCTCGCTCAGCCGTCTGTAG
- a CDS encoding amidohydrolase translates to MTDDGTTTESELPRIVSVDDHVIEPAHLFSTWLPAKYRERGPQPLTAGIGELAYTGGKYVITMDPDGPPTDWWIYEDLKFPYKRNIAAVGFDRDDMTLEGITRAEMRPGCWDPAERLKDMDLNHVEASLCFPTFPRFCGQTFAEAHDKEVALACVRAYNDWMVEEWCGDSGGRLIPLCIIPLWDIGLAVAEVRRNAARGVRAVTFSEIPTYLGLPSIHTGYWDPFFAVCQETGTVVNMHIGSSSQMPAASPDAPPAVQASLSFNNAMASMMDFLFSGVLVKFPTLKLAYSEGQMGWIPYALERADDVWEEHRAWGGVRDLIPEPPSTYYYRQMFCCFFRDKHGIASLDVVGRDNATFETDYPHVDSTFPHTKEVALDHVKGLDEETVHKLMRGNAIRMLGLDLDT, encoded by the coding sequence ATGACGGATGACGGCACCACGACGGAGTCGGAACTGCCCCGGATCGTCAGCGTCGACGACCATGTGATCGAACCCGCGCACCTCTTCTCCACCTGGCTGCCCGCGAAGTACCGCGAGCGCGGGCCCCAGCCGCTGACGGCGGGCATCGGGGAGCTGGCGTACACGGGCGGGAAGTACGTCATCACGATGGACCCGGACGGCCCGCCGACCGACTGGTGGATCTACGAGGACCTCAAGTTCCCGTACAAGCGGAACATCGCCGCCGTCGGCTTCGACCGCGACGACATGACGCTGGAGGGCATCACCCGGGCCGAGATGCGCCCCGGCTGCTGGGACCCGGCCGAGCGCCTCAAGGACATGGACCTCAACCATGTCGAGGCGTCCCTCTGCTTCCCCACCTTCCCGCGCTTCTGCGGGCAGACCTTCGCCGAGGCGCACGACAAGGAGGTCGCCCTCGCCTGCGTGCGCGCGTACAACGACTGGATGGTGGAGGAGTGGTGCGGCGACAGCGGGGGCCGCCTCATCCCGCTCTGCATCATCCCGCTCTGGGACATCGGCCTCGCGGTCGCGGAGGTCAGGCGGAACGCGGCCCGGGGCGTCCGCGCGGTCACCTTCTCCGAGATCCCCACCTACCTCGGCCTGCCCTCCATCCACACCGGCTACTGGGACCCCTTCTTCGCGGTCTGCCAGGAGACCGGCACCGTCGTCAACATGCACATCGGCTCCAGCTCCCAGATGCCCGCCGCGTCCCCGGACGCGCCCCCCGCCGTACAGGCGTCGCTCTCCTTCAACAACGCGATGGCCTCGATGATGGACTTCCTCTTCAGCGGGGTGCTGGTGAAGTTCCCGACGCTCAAACTGGCGTACAGCGAGGGCCAGATGGGGTGGATTCCGTACGCCCTGGAGCGCGCCGACGACGTGTGGGAGGAGCACCGGGCGTGGGGCGGGGTGCGCGATCTGATCCCCGAGCCGCCGTCCACGTACTACTACCGCCAGATGTTCTGCTGCTTCTTCCGCGACAAGCACGGCATCGCCTCGCTGGACGTCGTCGGCCGTGACAACGCCACCTTCGAGACCGACTACCCGCACGTGGACTCGACCTTCCCGCACACCAAGGAGGTCGCGCTCGACCACGTCAAGGGACTGGACGAGGAGACCGTCCACAAACTGATGCGCGGAAACGCCATCCGGATGCTCGGCCTGGACCTGGACACGTAG
- a CDS encoding transcriptional regulator, protein MAARPLVARQPNERLQTLIQEAACSNAGLARRVNMVGVERGLDLRYDKTSVARWLRGQQPRGRAPGIIAEALGRKLGRTVTIEEIGMANGKNLASGVGLQYAPTVAGAIEQVCELWRSDVGRRDLLTGSAVAASALVEPSRDWLISGKDPQVERAAGARVGMADVTAVRAMTTALTDLDHRFGSGHVRPVLVHYLNSVVSGLLSGAYREQVGRELFGAVARLTELGGYMAVDTGQPGLAQRYYIQALRLAQAAGDRAYGGYVLAASMSHLAAQLGNPREIAQLARAAQEGARGQVTPRAQAMFYAAEARGHALLGDARTCQVVMGRAVAALEQADPESGDDPDWITHFDHGYLADELAHCHRDLGQAPEAARRAKEALAALPETRARRRGIGLVLLASAQVQQREVERACHTGTRAMELLGTVRSSRGAEYLDDLQQRLAPYGQEPAVREFGERLELQAA, encoded by the coding sequence ATGGCAGCAAGGCCACTCGTAGCCCGCCAGCCCAACGAACGGCTCCAGACACTGATCCAGGAAGCCGCCTGTTCCAACGCGGGCCTCGCGCGCCGCGTCAACATGGTCGGGGTCGAGCGCGGTCTCGACCTGCGGTACGACAAGACGTCCGTGGCCCGCTGGCTGCGCGGACAGCAACCCCGGGGCCGGGCCCCGGGCATCATCGCCGAGGCGCTCGGCCGCAAGCTCGGGCGTACGGTCACGATCGAAGAGATCGGCATGGCCAACGGCAAGAACCTGGCCTCCGGCGTGGGCCTCCAGTACGCGCCGACCGTCGCCGGGGCGATCGAGCAGGTCTGCGAGCTGTGGCGCAGCGACGTCGGCCGCCGCGATCTGCTCACCGGCTCCGCCGTCGCCGCCTCCGCCCTCGTCGAGCCCAGCCGCGACTGGCTGATCTCCGGCAAGGACCCCCAGGTCGAACGGGCCGCCGGGGCCCGGGTCGGGATGGCGGACGTCACGGCGGTACGGGCGATGACCACCGCCCTCACCGACCTCGACCACCGCTTCGGCAGCGGCCATGTCCGCCCGGTCCTGGTGCACTACCTCAACAGCGTGGTCTCCGGCCTGCTTTCGGGGGCGTACCGCGAACAGGTCGGCCGCGAGCTGTTCGGCGCGGTCGCCCGACTCACCGAGCTCGGCGGGTACATGGCGGTCGACACCGGTCAGCCCGGCCTCGCCCAGCGCTACTACATCCAGGCGCTCCGGCTCGCCCAGGCCGCCGGGGACCGCGCGTACGGCGGCTATGTGCTGGCCGCCTCGATGAGCCACCTCGCCGCCCAGCTCGGCAACCCGCGCGAGATCGCCCAGCTCGCCCGCGCCGCCCAGGAAGGCGCCCGGGGCCAGGTCACCCCCCGCGCCCAGGCGATGTTCTACGCGGCGGAGGCCCGGGGCCACGCGCTGCTCGGGGACGCCCGGACCTGCCAGGTGGTGATGGGGCGGGCGGTCGCCGCGCTGGAGCAGGCCGACCCGGAGAGCGGGGACGACCCGGACTGGATCACCCACTTCGACCACGGCTACCTCGCGGACGAACTCGCCCACTGCCACCGGGACCTGGGCCAGGCGCCGGAGGCCGCGCGGCGGGCCAAGGAGGCGCTGGCCGCCCTCCCGGAGACCCGGGCCAGGCGCCGGGGCATCGGGCTCGTGCTCCTCGCCTCGGCCCAAGTCCAGCAGCGCGAGGTGGAGCGGGCCTGCCACACGGGGACGCGGGCGATGGAGCTGCTGGGGACGGTGCGCTCCAGCCGGGGCGCCGAGTACCTCGACGACCTCCAGCAGCGCCTCGCGCCGTACGGGCAGGAGCCCGCGGTCCGGGAGTTCGGCGAGCGGCTGGAGCTCCAGGCGGCGTGA
- a CDS encoding flagellar motor protein MotA codes for MTGRRRTAFPRPFPSLIGTAAAGALLLSGCGVLPGGSGGSGEPVTVMTWAPDRVDDADAVSMPGVPAMARTYARWINEQGGIDGRELKVITCDERDSAAGAERCAREAVDRKVAAVVGSYSRHGQSSMPVLESGGVPYIGGYGASDEEFRSYLSYPVNGGQSALLAGHGRQLARGCEQVSLVRPDSIGGARMPQLLNTGLLAAQRPESTDILAPEHATSYDEQAAKALEPRAGGNCVTAVLGARTETFFDSFRRLEPEGERVRISSVLGSVSQPLIDRTGGRKSPFEGAYITGWYPDAGDARWNEMREVIRKHAFGDTRIDPDDTGVQTTWIAYTALRAVVRAIGDDTVTPNKVASALNRGTEVDTGGLTPVLRWRFKDLLGTSPYPRIVNAEVTFQVVREGRLIAQKKGFVDVAEALSDARRTPG; via the coding sequence ATGACCGGACGGAGACGTACCGCCTTCCCCCGCCCCTTCCCTTCCCTGATCGGTACGGCGGCGGCCGGTGCGCTGCTGCTGTCCGGCTGTGGCGTGCTCCCCGGCGGATCGGGGGGTTCCGGGGAGCCCGTCACCGTGATGACCTGGGCCCCCGACCGGGTGGACGACGCCGACGCGGTGAGCATGCCGGGCGTCCCCGCGATGGCCCGGACCTACGCCCGCTGGATCAACGAGCAGGGCGGCATCGACGGACGCGAGCTCAAGGTGATCACCTGCGACGAGCGCGACTCGGCGGCGGGCGCCGAGCGGTGCGCCCGGGAGGCCGTCGACCGCAAGGTGGCCGCCGTCGTCGGCTCGTACAGCAGGCACGGGCAGAGCTCGATGCCGGTGCTGGAGTCCGGCGGTGTCCCGTACATCGGCGGTTACGGCGCCTCCGACGAGGAGTTCCGCAGCTACCTCTCGTACCCGGTCAACGGGGGCCAGTCGGCGCTTCTGGCGGGCCACGGACGGCAGCTGGCGCGCGGCTGCGAGCAGGTCTCGCTGGTACGGCCCGACTCGATCGGCGGCGCCCGGATGCCGCAGCTCCTCAACACCGGGCTGCTGGCCGCCCAGCGGCCCGAGTCCACCGACATCCTGGCCCCGGAGCACGCCACCTCCTACGACGAGCAGGCGGCGAAGGCCCTGGAGCCGCGCGCGGGCGGCAACTGCGTCACGGCGGTGCTCGGCGCCCGTACGGAGACCTTCTTCGACTCCTTCCGCCGACTGGAGCCGGAGGGCGAGCGGGTGCGGATCTCCTCCGTGCTCGGCAGCGTCAGCCAGCCGCTCATCGACCGCACGGGCGGCCGCAAGAGCCCCTTCGAGGGGGCCTACATCACCGGCTGGTACCCGGACGCGGGTGACGCGCGCTGGAACGAGATGCGCGAGGTGATCCGGAAGCACGCCTTCGGGGACACCCGTATCGACCCGGACGACACGGGTGTGCAGACGACATGGATCGCGTACACGGCGCTGCGGGCGGTCGTCCGGGCGATCGGGGACGACACGGTGACCCCGAACAAGGTGGCCTCCGCGCTCAACCGGGGCACCGAGGTCGACACCGGCGGGCTGACCCCGGTGCTCCGCTGGCGCTTCAAGGACCTGCTCGGCACCTCGCCCTACCCGCGCATCGTCAACGCGGAGGTGACGTTCCAGGTGGTCCGTGAGGGGCGGCTCATCGCCCAGAAGAAGGGGTTCGTGGACGTCGCGGAGGCCCTGTCGGACGCCCGGCGGACACCGGGCTGA
- a CDS encoding cyclohexanecarboxylate-CoA ligase, translated as MTAVNDVTATAHALSSSRTFWELIEARAALTPDRPVLLQEDRSLTFGQLRDRAERVAAGLYGMGVRAGSVVAWQLPTRLETALLSFALTRLGAVQSPVIPFYRDREVRFALRESGAAFFAVPGVWRGFDHTAMAERIACELPDAPRDFEAYEDLPDGDPTTLPPPPEPSTGTEVRWIYWTSGTTSDPKGVLHTDRSLIAGGSCLAHALKLSADDVGSMAFPYAHVAGPDYTVMLLLYGFPAVMFEQFALPDALAEYRRHGVTVAGGSTAFYAMFLAEQRKAPDRRLIPSLRLLAGGGAPKPPEVYHAVVREMGVQLTHGYGMTEVPMITMGAPDDTPEHLALTEGRPPEGMEIRITDEQGKPLPYGVEGEVRLRGEAVCRGYLDPAASAAAFDADGFLITGDLGRLRESGHLTLTGRLKDIIIRKGENISAKEIEDLLHTHPAVADAAVIGLPDAERGERVCAVVERTPGAPTPTLAGLAAHLRAAGLSVHKVPEQLEVLDALPRNETLRKVLKYQLRERFGG; from the coding sequence GTGACCGCCGTGAACGACGTGACCGCGACCGCGCACGCGCTGAGTTCCTCCCGCACCTTCTGGGAGCTGATCGAGGCCCGCGCCGCCCTCACCCCCGACCGCCCGGTCCTGCTCCAGGAGGACCGCTCCCTGACCTTCGGGCAGCTGCGGGACCGGGCCGAACGGGTCGCCGCCGGGCTGTACGGAATGGGGGTGCGGGCGGGCAGCGTGGTCGCCTGGCAGCTGCCGACCCGGCTGGAGACGGCCCTGCTCTCCTTCGCCCTGACCCGGCTCGGGGCCGTACAGAGCCCGGTCATCCCGTTCTACCGGGACCGCGAAGTGCGGTTCGCGCTACGGGAGTCGGGGGCCGCGTTCTTCGCCGTACCGGGGGTGTGGCGCGGCTTCGACCACACGGCGATGGCGGAGCGGATCGCCTGCGAACTCCCGGACGCACCAAGGGACTTCGAGGCGTACGAAGACCTCCCCGACGGCGATCCGACGACGCTGCCACCCCCACCGGAGCCCTCGACCGGCACCGAGGTCCGCTGGATCTACTGGACCTCGGGCACCACCTCCGACCCCAAGGGCGTGCTGCACACGGACCGTTCGCTGATCGCGGGCGGGTCCTGCCTCGCCCACGCCCTGAAGCTCTCGGCGGACGACGTGGGCTCGATGGCGTTCCCGTACGCGCATGTCGCCGGGCCCGACTACACGGTGATGCTCCTGCTGTACGGGTTCCCGGCGGTGATGTTCGAGCAGTTCGCGCTGCCGGACGCGCTGGCGGAGTACCGGCGGCACGGGGTCACCGTGGCGGGCGGCTCGACGGCCTTCTACGCGATGTTCCTGGCCGAGCAGCGCAAGGCCCCGGACCGGCGCCTCATCCCCTCCCTCCGCCTCCTCGCGGGCGGCGGGGCGCCGAAGCCGCCGGAGGTGTACCACGCGGTGGTGCGGGAGATGGGGGTCCAGCTCACCCACGGGTACGGGATGACCGAGGTCCCGATGATCACCATGGGCGCCCCGGACGACACCCCGGAACACCTGGCCCTGACCGAGGGACGGCCGCCGGAGGGGATGGAGATCCGGATCACCGACGAGCAGGGGAAGCCGCTCCCGTACGGCGTGGAGGGCGAGGTACGGCTGCGCGGGGAGGCGGTCTGCCGGGGCTATCTGGACCCCGCCGCCTCGGCCGCCGCCTTCGACGCGGACGGGTTCCTGATCACCGGGGACCTGGGCCGGCTCCGGGAGAGCGGACACCTCACGCTCACCGGGCGGCTGAAGGACATCATCATCCGCAAGGGCGAGAACATCTCCGCCAAGGAGATCGAGGACCTGCTCCACACCCACCCGGCCGTGGCGGACGCGGCGGTGATCGGGCTCCCGGACGCCGAGCGCGGCGAACGCGTCTGCGCGGTGGTCGAGCGGACACCGGGCGCACCCACGCCGACCCTGGCCGGGCTGGCGGCCCATCTGCGGGCCGCGGGGCTCTCGGTCCACAAGGTGCCCGAGCAACTGGAGGTGCTCGACGCCCTGCCCCGCAACGAGACACTGCGCAAGGTGCTCAAGTACCAGCTGCGGGAGCGGTTCGGCGGGTGA
- a CDS encoding calcium-binding protein, whose amino-acid sequence MDSAEYERKIAHRFAAFDQDGNGYIDRADFNAAAARLLTEFGTTARCDKGQALYTGAEAFWQGMAGIADVDGDQRVTREEFVGGAVKRLRDSPERFAEIARPFLRAAIAVADSENQGGRASVASVERALRVLGAGAGIAGIAAQSLDTDRDGLIAESDVVSALAVYFTVIEPDAQ is encoded by the coding sequence ATGGACAGCGCAGAGTACGAGCGAAAGATCGCGCACCGTTTCGCCGCCTTCGACCAGGACGGCAACGGCTACATCGATCGCGCCGACTTCAACGCCGCAGCCGCCCGTCTGCTCACCGAGTTCGGTACGACGGCCCGCTGCGACAAGGGCCAGGCGCTCTACACCGGGGCCGAGGCGTTCTGGCAGGGCATGGCGGGGATCGCCGATGTGGACGGGGACCAGCGGGTCACCCGTGAGGAGTTCGTGGGCGGGGCGGTGAAGCGGCTGCGGGACAGTCCCGAGCGGTTCGCGGAGATCGCCCGTCCCTTCCTGCGGGCGGCGATCGCGGTCGCGGACAGCGAGAACCAAGGTGGCCGGGCGTCGGTGGCCTCCGTGGAGCGGGCGCTGAGAGTCCTCGGGGCCGGTGCCGGGATTGCGGGTATCGCGGCCCAGAGCCTGGACACGGACCGGGACGGGCTGATCGCCGAGAGCGATGTGGTGTCCGCGCTCGCCGTGTACTTCACGGTGATCGAGCCGGACGCGCAGTAG
- a CDS encoding WXG100 family type VII secretion target, which produces MADSDYSIAVDFAALRLLSGQLETILKELNENVDTMHDRVEKVVLTWEGEAREAFIDKLDEWDRAARGLQETQAWLHGVVTNGQTNYVAAHAAVLRGWGAG; this is translated from the coding sequence ATGGCAGACAGCGACTACAGCATCGCGGTGGATTTCGCCGCGCTGCGCCTGCTCTCCGGCCAGTTGGAGACGATCCTCAAGGAGCTCAACGAGAACGTCGACACCATGCACGACCGCGTGGAGAAGGTCGTCCTCACCTGGGAGGGGGAGGCGCGCGAGGCGTTCATCGACAAGCTCGACGAGTGGGACAGAGCCGCTCGCGGGCTCCAGGAGACACAGGCGTGGCTCCACGGCGTGGTCACCAACGGGCAGACCAACTACGTGGCGGCCCATGCCGCGGTGCTCCGGGGATGGGGCGCGGGCTGA
- a CDS encoding anti-anti-sigma factor produces MALKVDETEQGDWTVLRIRGELDLVSSPVVRQSVHDAVAEGQHDVVLDLSDVFFCDSSGVGVLIASRRLMKSCGGRLRLILPARGAEDGSHVNKVLGALGVRRLFDVYPDTLSATDEECRPLSA; encoded by the coding sequence GTGGCGCTGAAGGTGGACGAGACCGAGCAGGGCGACTGGACCGTGCTGCGCATACGCGGTGAACTCGATCTCGTGAGCTCACCCGTCGTGCGTCAGTCCGTCCACGACGCGGTGGCGGAGGGGCAGCACGACGTGGTGCTCGACCTGTCCGACGTCTTCTTCTGCGATTCCAGCGGGGTGGGCGTACTGATCGCCTCGCGCCGCCTGATGAAGTCCTGCGGCGGCCGACTGCGGCTGATCCTCCCGGCCCGGGGCGCGGAGGACGGCTCGCACGTCAACAAGGTGCTGGGAGCGCTGGGCGTGCGCCGGCTCTTCGACGTCTACCCGGACACGCTGTCGGCCACCGACGAGGAGTGCAGGCCGCTGAGCGCCTGA
- a CDS encoding WXG100 family type VII secretion target, giving the protein MSAEPGLRVSNRSLTKLADDLDEMQRYLDRQVQRMDTVVDAIEARWRGPAAKAYRKQHRAAAKEAVRIRELMKLLEAAVRMSRDGFTEQELDTLAAFRKIQVAVDVDKEADKLSTPNTARPPAPPTSHLNEF; this is encoded by the coding sequence GTGTCGGCAGAACCCGGGCTGCGGGTGAGCAACAGGAGCTTGACGAAGCTCGCCGATGATCTCGACGAGATGCAGCGATACCTCGACAGACAGGTCCAGCGCATGGACACGGTCGTCGACGCCATCGAAGCCCGTTGGCGGGGCCCCGCGGCGAAGGCTTACCGGAAGCAGCACCGTGCGGCGGCCAAGGAAGCCGTACGCATCCGTGAGCTCATGAAGCTGCTCGAGGCCGCTGTCCGGATGAGCCGGGACGGGTTCACCGAGCAGGAGCTCGACACGCTGGCGGCCTTCCGCAAAATCCAGGTGGCCGTGGATGTGGACAAGGAGGCCGACAAGCTGTCGACTCCGAACACCGCGAGACCGCCCGCGCCGCCCACCAGCCACCTGAACGAGTTCTGA
- a CDS encoding formyltetrahydrofolate deformylase, with protein MTAPQPAAALAASDTDLPEQYVLTLSCPDKQGIVHAVSSYLFMTGCNIEDSQQFGDHDTGLFFMRVHFSAESTVTVDKLRASFAAIGEAFRMDWQIHRSAERMRVVLMVSKFGHCLNDLLFRSRTGALPVEIAAVVSNHTDFAELTASYGIPFRHLPVTKDNKPEAEAQLLELVREENVELVVLARYMQVLSDDLCKQLSGRIINIHHSFLPSFKGAKPYHQAHARGVKLIGATAHYVTADLDEGPIIEQEVERVGHDVTPDQLVAIGRDVECQALARAVKWHAERRILLNGRRTVIFN; from the coding sequence ATGACCGCACCGCAGCCCGCCGCCGCCCTGGCCGCCTCGGACACCGACCTTCCCGAGCAGTACGTCCTCACGCTCTCCTGCCCCGACAAACAGGGCATCGTGCACGCCGTCTCCAGCTATCTCTTCATGACCGGCTGCAACATCGAGGACAGTCAGCAGTTCGGGGACCACGACACCGGTCTCTTTTTCATGCGCGTCCACTTCTCGGCGGAGTCCACGGTGACCGTGGACAAGCTGCGCGCCAGCTTCGCCGCCATCGGTGAGGCTTTCCGGATGGACTGGCAGATCCACCGGTCGGCGGAGCGGATGCGGGTCGTGCTGATGGTCAGCAAGTTCGGCCACTGCCTCAACGACCTGCTGTTCCGTTCCCGTACGGGGGCGCTGCCCGTCGAGATCGCGGCCGTCGTCTCCAACCACACCGACTTCGCCGAGCTCACCGCCTCGTACGGCATCCCCTTCCGGCACCTCCCGGTGACCAAGGACAACAAGCCCGAGGCCGAGGCGCAGCTGCTGGAGCTGGTCCGCGAGGAGAACGTCGAGCTGGTCGTCCTCGCCCGTTACATGCAGGTCCTCTCGGACGACCTCTGCAAGCAGCTGAGCGGCCGGATCATCAACATCCACCACTCGTTCCTGCCGAGCTTCAAGGGCGCCAAGCCCTACCACCAGGCGCACGCCCGGGGCGTGAAGCTGATCGGCGCCACCGCGCACTACGTCACCGCCGACCTCGACGAGGGCCCGATCATCGAGCAGGAGGTCGAGCGCGTCGGCCACGACGTCACCCCGGACCAGCTCGTCGCGATCGGCCGGGACGTGGAGTGCCAGGCGCTGGCGCGTGCGGTGAAGTGGCACGCGGAGCGGCGCATCCTGCTCAACGGCCGCCGTACGGTGATCTTCAACTAG
- a CDS encoding RNA polymerase produces MAKDAPPRWDRRMQQRLARGEAAALGELYDRFASLVHSQAYRMLDDEDAADLVTREVFAQVWENPEAYDPKQGSMRSWVARLTHDRSVRRLRRAVAVSYAAEHGEGAVPDPEELERRVRSATAAARADYIVSSMPASLRRALELAYTQRRDYRQTAADLGVTEDEARRRLRLGLQLLSTAGPRSPQGSPPPGYGHTP; encoded by the coding sequence ATGGCGAAGGACGCACCGCCCCGCTGGGACCGCAGGATGCAGCAGAGGCTGGCCCGCGGCGAGGCGGCGGCGCTCGGTGAGCTGTACGACCGGTTCGCCTCGCTGGTCCACAGCCAGGCGTACCGGATGCTCGACGACGAGGACGCCGCCGACCTGGTGACCCGCGAGGTCTTCGCCCAGGTCTGGGAGAACCCGGAGGCGTACGACCCGAAGCAGGGCTCGATGCGGTCCTGGGTGGCCCGGCTCACCCACGACCGGTCCGTACGGCGGCTGCGGCGGGCCGTCGCCGTGTCCTACGCGGCGGAGCACGGCGAGGGTGCCGTGCCGGACCCGGAGGAGCTGGAGCGCCGGGTGCGCAGCGCCACGGCGGCGGCCCGCGCCGACTACATCGTCTCCTCGATGCCCGCCTCCCTGCGGCGGGCGCTGGAGCTGGCGTACACCCAGCGCCGGGACTACCGGCAGACCGCGGCCGACCTCGGGGTCACCGAGGACGAGGCCCGCCGCCGGCTCCGGCTGGGGCTCCAGCTCCTGTCCACCGCGGGACCCCGCTCGCCCCAGGGGTCCCCACCGCCCGGTTACGGGCACACCCCATGA